A stretch of the Takifugu flavidus isolate HTHZ2018 chromosome 1, ASM371156v2, whole genome shotgun sequence genome encodes the following:
- the LOC130530380 gene encoding carbohydrate sulfotransferase 3-like, with product MRIKYTISVVFFVALVIIEKENNIISRVSDKLSLKQIPEASFHPSGVSTSPLKHNVSSALLHRADAAFALMKRRLENYSTHRDVARNRRKHILLLATTRTGSSFVGEFFNQQVGNMFYLFEPLWHVEKMLTLETGGTNATVAAKMYRDVLQQLFLCDFSLLESFIEPPPADRVTAALFRRESSRSLCEESVCSPFVKGVFEPYHCRTRRCGPLNLTLASESCLQKDHRVIKSVRVRQLETLRPLAEDPRLDVKFIQLVRDPRAVLASRMVAFEAKYKNWKQWAVDGVTPLDEDEVRKLKGNCDNIRMSAEVGLRRPPWLRGRYMLVRYEDIARFPMRKATEMYRFTGIPFTPQVKLWILRNTQASKKASGFYSTKKNSSEQVEKWRFTLPYKIVQVVQKACGPTLKIFGYKIVTSEEMLMNKSISLIKDKVFNLL from the exons ATGAGGATCAAATACACAATATCCGTCGTCTTTTTCGTGGCACTTGTTATCATTgagaaggaaaacaacattATCTCACG TGTGTCGGACAAGTTGTCCTTAAAGCAGATCCCCGAGGCCTCCTTCCACCCCAGCGGCGTCTCCACGTCGCCGCTGAAGCACAATGTCTCGTCCGCCTTGCTCCACCGGGCGGACGCCGCGTTCGCGCTGATGAAGCGACGCCTCGAGAACTACAGCACGCACCGGGACGTGGCCAGGAATAGAAGGAAGCATATCCTCCTGCTGGCCACCACCAGGACGGGCTCCTCGTTCGTGGGGGAGTTCTTCAACCAGCAGGTGGGCAACATGTTTTACCTGTTCGAGCCACTCTGGCACGTGGAGAAGATGCTGACCCTGGAGACGGGCGGCACCAACGCCACGGTGGCAGCCAAGATGTACCGggatgtgctgcagcagctcttcctgtGCGACTTCTCCCTGCTGGAAAGCTTCATCGAGCCCCCGCCTGCAGACCGCGTCACCGCCGCTCTTTTCCGCCGGGAGTCCAGCCGCTCTCTGTGTGAGGAGTCGGTCTGCAGCCCCTTCGTAAAAGGGGTTTTCGAGCCTTATCACTGCAGGACCAGGCGCTGTGGACCCCTCAATCTGACCTTGGCGTCAGAGTCCTGCCTCCAGAAAGATCACCGAGTCATCAAGTCAGTGAGGGTGCGGCAGCTGGAGACCCTCCGCCCTCTGGCTGAAGACCCCCGGCTTGATGTGAAGTTCATCCAGCTGGTTCGGGACCCTCGGGCCGTGCTGGCCTCGCGCATGGTGGCCTTTGAGGCCAAATACAAGAACTGGAAGCAGTGGGCTGTAGATGGCGTCACGCCCCTCGATGAAGACGAAGTGAGGAAGCTGAAAGGGAACTGCGACAACATAAGGATGTCGGCCGAGGTGGGCCTCCGTCGGCCCCCGTGGCTGCGCGGGCGCTACATGCTGGTGAGGTACGAGGACATCGCTCGCTTTCCCATGCGGAAGGCTACGGAGATGTACCGCTTCACCGGGATCCCGTTCACCCCGCAGGTGAAACTGTGGATCCTGAGGAACACCCAGGCTTCCAAGAAGGCCAGTGGCTTTTACTCCACAAAGAAAAACTCCTCGGAGCAAGTAGAGAAGTGGAGATTCACTTTACCTTATAAAATAGTACAAGTGGTGCAGAAGGCTTGTGGACCAACGCTGAAGATTTTTGGGTACAAAATTGTAACCAGTGAAGAAATGCTGATGAACAAGTCGATTAGTTTGATCAAGGACAAAGTGTTCAACCTTTTATAG
- the lrit1b gene encoding leucine-rich repeat, immunoglobulin-like domain and transmembrane domain-containing protein 1b, translated as MSPHFAAAFSLAFVFLPLLCSSCPAQCSCFFHKLSDGSKARSVLCNDPEISVIPPNFPTDTSKLRIEKTAITRISPNNFHYLSSLEFLWMSFNSLSSLNVESFQGLYNLNELRLDGNALTSFPWESLTDMPNLRLLDLHNNKISNIPAEATVYIKNITYLDLSSNTLTTIPSEVLSMWLSVKPVAPDSDSSKLILGLHDNPWLCDCRLYDLVQFQKSPSSSVALIDTRLKCADPESLSGVQFAEAELQRCQGPRVHTAVARVRSSLGNNVLLRCGTVGVPIPELSWSRADGKKLNGTIQEEISKEGIIWSILSVPAVSYRDSGKYMCKATNFVGTADAIISLVITDSFRSEEGGGGISKRTRGKKSGGIGRAAYQEKLIARYVPPPTAPAAQPIIEPLNGKGVTGKYEIESYSVSDESSQGRAKPSKPTAIGGEALSNLAANASSLQQAPEKRVVRSVKVIGDTDHTVSLNWRAPTATNMTEFSVLYAIFGERDMRRVNVGSGKNRITIDGLMPKTKYIACVCVKGLIPKKEQCVIFSTDEAASASGTQKLINVVVITVACVIAVPLTLIVCCGAIKKRCQKLLGQQSKEIQDSYVTFETLGPNSKAKGMEGEYLTRLNPDESNRLLSARSSVDSQATARTEGPPEYFC; from the exons ATGAGCCCACATTTTGCTGCGGCTTTTTCTTTGGCTTTCgtgtttcttcctctcctgtgcAGTTCGTGTCCTGCACAGTGCAGTTGCTTCTTTCACAAACTAAGCGATGGATCCAAAGCAAG GAGTGTACTGTGTAACGACCCAGAGATCTCTGTGATTCCTCCAAATTTCCCAACGGACACGTCGAAGCTGCGCATAGAAAAGACAGCGATCACGCGGATTTCGCCAAACAACTTCCACTACCTCAGCAGCCTGGAATTTCTCTGGATGTCATTCaattccctctcctctctgaatgttgaaagttttcaGGGTCTTTACAACCTGAATGAACTCAGGCTGGATGGCAACGCCCTCACCTCCTTTCCCTGGGAGTCTCTGACCGACATGCCAAATCTGAGGCTCCTCGATTTACACAACAACAAAATCTCAAACATCCCAGCCGAAGCCACCGTGTACATTAAGAACATCACCTATCTGGACCTATCGAGCAACACTCTGACAACCATTCCAAGTGAGGTCCTTTCGATGTGGTTGAGTGTGAAGCCAGTTGCACCAGACTCCGATTCCTCCAAACTTATTCTCG gtctccatgacaacccaTGGCTGTGCGACTGCCGGCTGTACGATCTGGTCCAGTTCCAGAAATCGCCATCGTCCTCTGTGGCTCTGATCGACACCCGGTTGAAGTGCGCCGATCCAGAGAGCCTATCAGGAGTCCAATTCGCCGAAGCGGAGCTGCAGAGGTGCCAGGGGCCCCGGGTGCACACAGCTGTTGCCCGTGTGCGAAGCTCGCTCGGCAACAATGTCCTGCTGCGCTGCGGCACCGTTGGCGTGCCCATTCCTGAGCTGTCCTGGAGCCGTGCCGATGGCAAAAAATTGAACGGCACCA TTCAGGAGGAGATTTCAAAGGAGGGCATCATCTGGTCAATTCTGAGCGTCCCTGCAGTCTCCTACAGGGATTCTGGGAAATACATGTGCAAGGCAACCAATTTTGTTGGAACTGCGGATGCCATCATCTCTTTGGTGATTACAGATTCCTTTCGttcagaggaaggaggtggCGGCATTTCTAAGAGGACTAGAGGGAAGAAATCTGGAGGGATCGGAAGGGCAGCATATCAAGAGAAACTGATCGCCAGATACGTTCCTCCGCCAACCGCCCCCGCCGCCCAGCCCATCATTGAGCCTCTCAATGGCAAAGGCGTAACTGGGAAGTATGAGATTGAGAGCTACAGCGTCTCAGATGAGTCTTCCCAGGGAAGAGCCAAGCCGTCCAAACCGACGGCCATTGGGGGCGAAGCTCTGAGCAACCTGGCAGCCAACGCCTCATCCCTTCAGCAAGCTCCAGAAAAGAGGGTGGTGCGTTCGGTAAAGGTGATTGGAGACACTGATCACACCGTGTCCCTGAACTGGCGGGCCCCTACAGccacaaacatgacagaattCAGTGTTCTATATGCCATATTCGGCGAGAGGGACATGCGCCGGGTCAATGTCGGGTCTGGAAAGAACCGGATTACCATCGATGGCCTCATGCCAAAAACAAAGTACATTGCTTGTGTTTGCGTCAAAGGCCTGATCCCAAAAAAGGAGCAGTGTGTAATCTTCTCAACAGATGAGGCAGCCAGTGCTAGTGGCACTCAGAAGCTCATTAATGTGGTGGTGATAACGGTTGCGTGCGTGATCGCTGTCCCCCTGACACTGATCGTGTGCTGTGGGGCAATAAAGAAGCGCTGTCAAAAGCTGCTGGGTCAGCAGTCCAAGGAAATACAGGACTCGTATGTAACATTTGAGACCCTGGGCCCGAACTCCAAAGCCAAAGGGATGGAGGGCGAATATCTGACCAGGCTCAATCCCGACGAATCCAACCGACTCCTTTCAGCGAGGTCCAGCGTTGACTCACAGGCCACAGCGAGGACCGAGGGACCACCCGAGTACTTCTGTTGA
- the rgrb gene encoding retinal G protein coupled receptor b → MAAYTLPEGFTDFDMFTFGTALLVGGVLGFFLNAISIVSFLSVKEMRNPSNFFVFNLALADISLNVNGLIAAYASYLRYWPFGQEGCNYHAFQGMIAVLASISFMATIAWDRYHQYCTRQKLFWSTTLTMSGIIWILSIFWAAVPLMGWGVYDFEPMRTCCTLDYTRGDRDYVTYMLALVLLYLLFPALTMFSCYDSIHKHFKKVHQHRFNTSMPLRVLLMCWGPYVLMCIYACFENVKVVSPKLRMMLPVIAKTNPIFNSLLYTFGNEFYRSGVWHFLTGHKIVDPVLKKSK, encoded by the exons ATGGCAGCCTATACTTTACCGGAGGGATTCACGGACTTTGACATGTTTACATTCGGCACAGCGCTTCTGGTCGGGG GCGTGCTTGGGTTCTTCCTCAATGCCATTAGCATCGTGTCATTCCTCTCTGTGAAGGAGATGAGGAATCCCAGTAACTTCTTTGTGTTCAATCTCGCTTTGGCCGACATCAGCTTGAATGTTAACGGCCTCATTGCTGCATACGCCAGCTACCTCCG ATATTGGCCCTTTGGTCAAGAGGGATGTAACTATCACGCTTTTCAGGGGATGATAGCTGTCCTGGCATCCATCAGTTTCATGGCTACAATTGCCTGGGACAGATATCACCAGTACTGCACCA GACAGAAGCTCTTCTGGAGTACCACTCTGACCATGTCCGGCATCATCTGGATTCTTTCCATCTTCTGGGCTGCTGTTCCTCTCATGGGATGGGGTGTCTATGACTTTGAGCCTATGAGGACTTGTTGCACTCTGGACTACACCCGTGGGGACAG GGACTATGTGACCTACATGCTCGCTCTGGTGCTGCTTTACCTGTTATTCCCTGCTCTCACCATGTTTTCGTGTTACGATTCCATCCACAAACACTTCAAGAAGGTCCATCAGCACCGG TTTAACACCAGTATGCCCCTGAGGGTGTTGCTGATGTGCTGGGGTCCATACGTCCTCATGTGCATCTACGCCTGCTTCGAGAACGTGAAAGTGGTATCTCCAAAACTAAGAATG ATGCTGCCAGTTATAGCGAAGACCAACCCCATCTTTAACTCCCTCCTCTACACGTTTGGAAATGAGTTCTACCGCAGTGGCGTGTGGCACTTCCTCACCGGGCACAAGATTGTTGATCCGGTTCTAAAGAAGTCAAAGTAA
- the LOC130535565 gene encoding leucine-rich repeat, immunoglobulin-like domain and transmembrane domain-containing protein 2: MDMLYVASQIAVLLYVFRPTSSTCLIGCTCTDDSLGRSLLCMETSMGRIPEEIPRDFTKIRIENCHLTELPRGSFSKVGALEYLWLNFNEITVMNIKSLEGLTNLTELRLQGNKLTSVPWTVFQDTPKLKILDLKHNRLDVLPEHALRHLPALTYLDLSFNQLSVITKDVFISWPLYQIKEKQWGKEGLVSNVVLALHDNPWMCDCRLKGFVEFIRTVTPPIILMNSYLMCSGPASLAGKFFHEIQLKTCMNPAVSAPETNITLPLGANATLRCLVKARPSPTIHWMYSQKIIRGFTATETQINEETIVSHLVIPSLHLSDRGLYTCRANNFIGNSSVSIAVNISSYNSSFPLPLPGPILSPDENAFIDIRIAKQTVYGITLEWRAATENPAETWFTIHFGKYDSPKKEMIYIGPGINSYSVSNLLPVTKYEVCISLKNHPPREGQCIVFMTGSDISELEQRERLIHIIVIVCAMVLAVPAGMYACTTEVRVGCLERCVDLCKKHGTQAHNLRGTDRQGTFDSLQAASDEGLCRDSEEKLKTERKPDDRNKGGTAAQLY; the protein is encoded by the exons ATGGACATGTTATACGTGGCATCACAAATCGCTGTGTTACTTTATGTTTTCAGGCCCACATCATCGACTTGCCTGATTGGTTGCACCTGCACAGATGACAGTTTGGGAAG GTCATTGCTATGCATGGAAACCTCCATGGGGCGAATCCCAGAGGAGATTCCCCGAGATTTCACGAAAATTCGAATAGAGAACTGCCACCTGACTGAGCTGCCGCGGGGATCTTTCTCTAAGGTTGGTGCCTTGGAGTACCTCTGGCTGAATTTTAATGAGATCACCGTGATGAACATCAAAAGTCTGGAGGGGCTGACCAACCTCACTGAGCTGAGGTTGCAAGGGAACAAGCTAACCTCGGTACCGTGGACGGTGTTTCAGGACACACCGAAACTCAAGATTCTGGACCTGAAACACAATCGACTCGATGTGTTGCCCGAGCATGCCCTGAGACACCTGCCCGCACTGACGTATTTAGATTTATCCTTCAACCAACTCAGTGTCATaacaaaagatgtttttattagttGGCCTCTTTaccaaataaaagagaagcAATGGGGGAAAGAAGGGTTGGTCTCCAACGTGGTCCTGGCACTGCACGACAACCCCTGGATGTGCGACTGTCGCCTCAAAGGCTTTGTGGAATTCATCCGGACAGTCACCCCTCCCATCATTCTAATGAACTCCTATTTGATGTGCTCAGGCCCCGCCTCCCTAGCTGGCAAGTTTTTCCACGAGATCCAGCTAAAAACATGCATGAATCCGGCGGTCTCTGCACCAGAGACTAACATCACTTTACCTCTCGGCGCAAATGCAACACTCAGATGCTTAGTCAAGGCCAGACCAAGCCCAACCATTCACTGGATGTACAGTCAGAAGATTATAAGAGGATTCACTG CTACAGAGACTCAAATAAACGAGGAGACCATCGTATCTCATCTGGTGATCCCCTCTCTTCATCTGTCAGACCGAGGGCTCTACACCTGCAGGGCCAACAACTTTATCGGGAACTCCTCTGTCAGTATCGCAGTTAACATCAGCTCCTACAATTCgtctttccctctccctctgccggGGCCCATCTTGTCTCCCGACGAGAACGCCTTTATTGACATCCGCATAGCAAAGCAGACGGTCTACGGTATCACCCTCGAGTGGCGCGCGGCAacagaaaacccagcagaaACCTGGTTCACGATCCACTTCGGCAAATACGATTCCCCCAAAAAGGAGATGATCTACATCGGCCCTGGAATCAACAGCTACTCTGTCAGCAACCTTCTTCCGGTCACCAAGTACGAGGTGTGCATCTCTTTGAAGAACCACCCACCACGGGAAGGCCAGTGCATCGTGTttatgacaggaagtgacatcagcgAGCTGGAGCAAAGAGAGAGACTCATTCACATCATAGTTATAGTGTGTGCTATGGTGTTAGCGGTGCCTGCCGGCATGTATGCCTGCACAACCGAGGTCAGGGTTGGCTGCTTAGAGCGCTGCGTGGATCTGTGCAAGAAGCACGGGACGCAGGCTCACAACCTGCGGGGAACTGACAGGCAGGGAACATTCGACAGCTTGCAGGCAGCCAGCGATGAGGGCCTGTGCAGAGACTCAGAGGAGAAGCTAAAAACCGAGAGGAAGCCTGATGATAGGAACAAAGGAGGAACTGCAGCACAATTGTACTAG